The Desertibacillus haloalkaliphilus DNA window AGGATCTTATCGTTATTGATTCGGGTTTAATGTTCCCTGATGATGATATGCTTGGAGTAGATATTGTTATTCCAGACATTTCTTATCTTGTCGAGAACATTGAACGGGTGAAAGGAATTATTGTTACACATGGCCATGAGGACCATATTGGCGGACTCCCTTATGTGTTACGGAAGTTAAATGTACCTGTATATGGAACAAAACTAACGCTTGGACTTGTAGAGGAAAAGTTAAAAGAAGCAGGGATACGAAAGTCTACAAAGCTTCAGCTTATCCATTCCAATTCAAAAGTGAGAATCGGAGCAGTGAATGTATCGTTTTTTAGAACTAATCACAGCATTCCAGACTCTGTTGGTGTATGCATCCATACGTCACAAGGTTCTGTTGTACACACAGGTGACTTTAAGTTCGATCAAACTCCAGTCGATGGCAAGCAAGCAGATATGGGAAAGATGGCTGCGATTGGAGAAAAGGGTGTTCTTTGTTTATTATCTGATAGTACAAATGCCGAACGACCTGGAACAACGACGTCAGAAACTGTGGTTGGACAAGGAATCAGTGAAGTGTTTTACCAAACACAAGGTCGAATTATTGTTACGACATTCGCTTCTAACGTGCATCGGATCCAACAGGTTCTCAATGCAGCCGTTCAAGCGAGACGAAAAGTTGTAGTTACAGGAAGAAGTATGGTGAAAGTGATTTCAATTGCAATGAAGCTTGGCTATTTAAAAGCACCAAAACAGTTATTTATTGACATTGAAGAGGTTAACAAATACAAGGATCATCAAATTGCGATTTTAACCACAGGAAGCCAAGGTGAACCGATGTCAGCGTTAACACGAATGGCTAAGGGCGCACATCGACAAATTACCATTAAGCCGAAAGACACTGTTGTGATTTCTGCAACACCGATCCCAGGGAACGAAAAATCGGTATCTAAAATTATTGATTATTTATACAGGATCGGCGCAAATGTTGTTTTCGGACAAAAGAATGCCGTCCATGCTTCTGGACACGGAAGTCAAGAAGAGTTAAAACTGATGTTAAATCTAATGAGACCAAAATTCTTTGTTCCGATTCATGGTGAATATCGAATGCAGCATGCACATAGTCAGTTAGCTCAAACGGTTGGTATAGCCCCACAAAATATTTTCGTCATTGATAAAGGCGAAGTCGTTGAAATGGCGAATGGGCAAGCAAGGCGTTCGGGGAAAATACCTTCTGGAAACGTTTTGATTGATGGGATTGGTGTTGGTGATGTTGGCAATATCGTGTTGCGAGACCGGCGCCTACTTTCAAAAGATGGTATTTTAGTGGTTGTTGTGACGTTAAACAAAAAGTCTGGTGAGATTGTTTCTGGTCCTGATATTATTTCACGAGGTTTTGTCTATGTGCGAGAATCAGAAAGGTTATTGGACCAAGCAAATGGGATCGTGACCGAGACACTCGTTCGCTGTGTAAGTGAAAACGTGAGTGAATGGTCGTCTTTAAAAAGCAATATTCGCGAAGTATTAAGTCGTTTCTTATATGAGAAAACAAAACGTAGACCAATGATTTTACCAATTATAATGGAAGTATAACATTTTAGAGCAGGTTTGAGATGAATAGTCATTTCAAACCTGTTTTTTGTTATGGAACAGGGAGATGGAGAGAGTAGCAAGGATGAGGGCTTGTTCATAGAGCATTTGGTTTACCCTTTCAACTTGCTTTGAACAGTTGTATGGTCTGAAACGTCAGTATCTCTTCATGGGATTTATGCATCATTCAAAAAAGAATGAAACAGCAAGGTCCCGTTTATACTATGTTTAGATTGAATGAAGGAGGATGTATCATGACAGAGCAAAATGACAATCAACCGCAACAGCCGCAACAGCCTGCGCAACCTCAGCAGCCACCACAAGGCGGGCAACCGCAAAATGGGATTTTAAATAAAATTCAGGAGTTAGGTCAAACAAATGTACCTGATATGGACCAATCGAATATTCATTGTATTACGATCGTAGGTCAAATCGAGGGGCATACACAATTGCCTCCACAAAATAAAACAACGAAATACGAGCATATCATTCCGCAATTAGTCGCAGCGGAACAAAACCCTAAAATTGAAGGACTTTTATTAATCCTTAATACTGTTGGGGGTGACGTTGAGGCGGGGTTAGCGATTGCAGAGATGATTTCATCGATGTCAAAGCCAACGGTAACGCTTGTTTTAGGTGGTGGTCACTCCATTGGTGTACCGATAGCGGTATCTGCTGATCACTCCTATATCGCGGAAACGGCAACCATGACAATTCATCCTGTTCGTTTAACAGGGTTAGTCATTGGTGTCCCGCAAACATTTGAATACTTAGATAAAATGCAGGAACGTGTGATTAGTTTTGTAACCAAAAACTCAGGCATTGAGGAAGAAAAATTCAAAGAGTTAATGTTATCAAAAGGCAATTTAACTCGTGATATTGGAACGAATGTTGTTGGTACAGATGCCGTTTCATACGGGTTAATTAACGAGGTTGGAGGTATTGGACCGGCTCTACAGAAATTAAATCAATTAATCAGTGATAATAAGCCAGCACAAAAGGATTTGATGCAATGATCTTGTATACGATGATGCCAGAAGAGTTAATCTTTCCACATGATCATGAGTCTTTCAACAAACAGAAAACGCTTGAGGTTGAGGGTGGCCTCTTAGTTGTTGAGCAAGTTAACCCAAATGAATACCAAGTGGTCCGTTTAATTAGCTCTGACCCCGCGCAATATATGAATCAAAAGTATAGTCCTGGAAATGTCATTAATGTTGGCCCTCAACTTTCTTA harbors:
- a CDS encoding ClpP family protease, with amino-acid sequence MTEQNDNQPQQPQQPAQPQQPPQGGQPQNGILNKIQELGQTNVPDMDQSNIHCITIVGQIEGHTQLPPQNKTTKYEHIIPQLVAAEQNPKIEGLLLILNTVGGDVEAGLAIAEMISSMSKPTVTLVLGGGHSIGVPIAVSADHSYIAETATMTIHPVRLTGLVIGVPQTFEYLDKMQERVISFVTKNSGIEEEKFKELMLSKGNLTRDIGTNVVGTDAVSYGLINEVGGIGPALQKLNQLISDNKPAQKDLMQ
- a CDS encoding ribonuclease J, with protein sequence MSKQNTEKVRVFALGGVGEIGKNMYVVEVNEDLIVIDSGLMFPDDDMLGVDIVIPDISYLVENIERVKGIIVTHGHEDHIGGLPYVLRKLNVPVYGTKLTLGLVEEKLKEAGIRKSTKLQLIHSNSKVRIGAVNVSFFRTNHSIPDSVGVCIHTSQGSVVHTGDFKFDQTPVDGKQADMGKMAAIGEKGVLCLLSDSTNAERPGTTTSETVVGQGISEVFYQTQGRIIVTTFASNVHRIQQVLNAAVQARRKVVVTGRSMVKVISIAMKLGYLKAPKQLFIDIEEVNKYKDHQIAILTTGSQGEPMSALTRMAKGAHRQITIKPKDTVVISATPIPGNEKSVSKIIDYLYRIGANVVFGQKNAVHASGHGSQEELKLMLNLMRPKFFVPIHGEYRMQHAHSQLAQTVGIAPQNIFVIDKGEVVEMANGQARRSGKIPSGNVLIDGIGVGDVGNIVLRDRRLLSKDGILVVVVTLNKKSGEIVSGPDIISRGFVYVRESERLLDQANGIVTETLVRCVSENVSEWSSLKSNIREVLSRFLYEKTKRRPMILPIIMEV
- a CDS encoding YlzJ-like family protein codes for the protein MILYTMMPEELIFPHDHESFNKQKTLEVEGGLLVVEQVNPNEYQVVRLISSDPAQYMNQKYSPGNVINVGPQLS